In Phlebotomus papatasi isolate M1 chromosome 1, Ppap_2.1, whole genome shotgun sequence, the following proteins share a genomic window:
- the LOC129800019 gene encoding lysosomal aspartic protease-like: MTLKVLTVVWAFCLVAVYGKLQRVQMEKQESVKPRFTRYQKTVEVNEINARAGFGSSVELINYLDTQFYGRISIGTPPQDFTVVFDTGSANLWVPSQKCDTSHAACNIHERYDSTKSTTYKDNGTEFSINYGVGSMQGFLSQDHVNIAGLNIENQVFAEAVTLPGSAFVTTRFDGVCGLGFHTLAIDDVIPPFYNMYSEGLIEKPVFSFYINPDPLSKSGGEVIFGGSDPNLYTGNFTYLRVTRRRYWQIRMDACLVRNKVFCEGGCEVVADTGTTLIAGPSGEIAEIHRLISAELNENGQYAVNCDRIIGLPNIEFIFAGQKFIFEPKDYLIEFEEDGTKVCMSGFMGVDIPEPTGPLWILGDVFFAKYYTEFDVGNSRVGFAEAI, from the exons ATGACACTAAAAGTGTTAACTGTGGTTTGGGCATTTTGCCTCGTAGCTGTGTATGGTAAATTGCAACG TGTGCAAATGGAAAAGCAAGAATCTGTAAAACCACGATTTACGAGATATCAAAAAACTGTTGAAGTCAATGAAATTAATGCAAGAGCTGGATTTGGATCTTCAGTGGAACTTATTAACTATTTGGAT ACACAATTCTATGGAAGAATATCCATTGGAACCCCTCCACAAGACTTTACCGTAGTCTTTGACACAGGATCGGCGAATCTCTGGGTTCCGTCACAAAAATGTGACACCTCACATGCTGCTTGCA ATATTCATGAAAGATACGACTCCACAAAATCTACCACATACAAAGACAATGGAACTGAGTTTTCCATAAACTACGGTGTTGGAAGTATGCAAGGATTCCTTTCACAAGATCATGTTAAT ATTGCTGGACTTAATATCGAGAACCAAGTTTTTGCCGAAGCAGTCACTTTACCTGGTTCAGCATTCGTAACTACTAGATTCGATGGTGTTTGTGGACTAGGTTTCCATACCCTTGCTATAGATGATGTTATCCCTCCATTTTACAACATGTACTCCGAGGGTTTAATCGAAAAACCTGTGTTTTCATTCTACATTAATCCTGATCCACTGTCCAAAAGTGGCGGTGAAGTTATCTTTGGTGGATCAGATCCGAATTTGTATACAGGTAACTTTACGTATTTAAGAGTGACCCGTAGAAGATATTGGCAGATACGGATGGACGCTTGCCTTGTTCGAAATAAAGTATTCTGCGAAGGAGGATGTGAGGTTGTTGCAGATACTGGTACGACCCTTATAGCGGGACCAAGTGGTGAAATTGCTGAAATTCATCGACTAATCAGTGCAGAACTTAATGAAAATGGTCAATATGCTGTTAATTGCGACAGAATTATTGGTCTACCAAACATTGAATTCATTTTTGCTGGACAGAAATTTATATTTGAACCAAAGGACTATCTTATTGAATTTGAAGAAGACGGAACTAAGGTCTGCATGTCTGGATTCATGGGAGTCGATATTCCGGAACCAACTGGTCCTCTCTGGATTCTCGGTGATGTATTCTTTGCCAAGTACTATACAGAATTCGACGTGGGAAACAGTCGTGTTGGATTTGCAGAAGCTATATAG